From the genome of Campylobacter concisus, one region includes:
- a CDS encoding aminotransferase — protein sequence MIVKISKGEKGVADYLKTGKKRDSKLTRDEKDDRLPLAGNLDLIEMSERHQSKKKNKKYNYYHISLSFTSEEWNKLYESGNIDDLIMDFLKLTFPNHDIDELLFYAEAHLPIIKEEPYIPRPEGALENRVLNKKHKNGEPLKREPHIHLIVSFENMKFTHSVKTGGAIYAKGASKQQAKAVMAKSVEKFKRVVNDILSNKYGLNNIEPLGMGEDQLEKQYESFKSAAQKVRKGKEKDTQMKIETDVVIEPKANTKEQNISVEELLADARNSTADYLLRMIEEDESFKKDYYDRAKRLNAVDIREFLPMINAKFNITAKPEMVNDKYKVSVDGFKGTYNLTDLMCKIVYNGRKGALFHVVNELEQMLIELQANKNEPKITLSVSSDFNTPNKDPKAQVLNSWKTIRIEPYNLKSVLKNYSAISVASFKNKNEEDSGIDGITPTLIYDIYSPKFTINDAQNLLQSKGIKGFMYPTSYQAPDTKVEKFKLIIPTTKAPSLNEYDKYIKEITRELGLYNIVNNQSLYPSKFHYTPVPGSELVSISGKTLDNTRAIEEAGLKTDINNMDVKALEENLQKLRIYELSCEPKDTNSHIKRTSYQAISSKIPIKELIEYFDESTVLKEYKNHQILSSNSSRYLYLPEENTVYSFSQNRLYTPYIYIRDKFYEAARKIKTGFYDDDLIKKLGITQNEYEGFVKAIDGHLDINRYYLAFINRTESFKKYLPDIVRINYKCLIYNIKTYMKDWQDMQGFNKLKKCYKADKISLANDHISFGSLKITKQELYGQGLDSNFGAEQTKQPSSMIETKEWNVKSGHDSLER from the coding sequence ATGATAGTTAAGATCTCAAAGGGAGAAAAAGGCGTAGCTGATTATTTAAAAACTGGTAAGAAAAGAGATTCAAAGCTAACTAGAGATGAAAAAGATGATAGATTGCCACTGGCTGGAAATTTAGATCTTATCGAGATGTCTGAAAGGCACCAGAGCAAGAAAAAGAATAAGAAATATAACTACTATCATATATCCTTGTCATTTACTTCAGAGGAGTGGAACAAGCTATATGAAAGTGGCAATATAGATGATCTTATAATGGATTTTTTGAAGCTCACTTTCCCAAATCACGACATAGATGAGCTACTTTTTTATGCTGAAGCTCATCTGCCTATAATCAAAGAAGAGCCATATATTCCTCGTCCAGAAGGGGCGCTAGAAAACAGAGTATTGAATAAAAAACATAAAAATGGCGAACCGCTAAAAAGAGAGCCTCATATTCATCTAATAGTCTCTTTTGAAAATATGAAATTTACTCATAGTGTAAAAACTGGTGGAGCTATATATGCAAAAGGTGCATCCAAGCAACAAGCAAAAGCTGTTATGGCTAAATCAGTAGAGAAATTTAAAAGAGTGGTTAATGACATCTTATCTAACAAGTATGGATTAAATAATATAGAGCCTTTAGGCATGGGTGAAGACCAACTAGAAAAACAATATGAAAGCTTTAAAAGTGCAGCACAAAAGGTTAGGAAAGGCAAAGAAAAAGATACGCAAATGAAGATAGAAACAGATGTAGTTATCGAGCCAAAAGCTAATACAAAGGAACAAAACATAAGTGTTGAAGAGCTGCTAGCTGATGCTAGAAATTCTACAGCTGATTATCTATTAAGAATGATAGAAGAAGATGAGAGTTTCAAAAAAGACTATTATGATAGAGCAAAGAGGCTTAATGCAGTGGATATAAGAGAATTTTTGCCTATGATCAATGCAAAATTTAATATCACCGCAAAACCTGAAATGGTAAATGATAAATATAAAGTAAGTGTAGATGGGTTTAAGGGAACTTATAATCTAACTGATCTAATGTGCAAGATAGTCTATAATGGCAGAAAAGGAGCATTATTTCATGTAGTTAATGAACTAGAGCAAATGCTTATAGAGCTTCAAGCTAATAAAAATGAGCCAAAGATAACATTAAGTGTAAGTAGTGACTTTAACACGCCAAATAAGGACCCAAAAGCTCAAGTGCTAAATAGCTGGAAAACGATACGAATAGAGCCATATAACCTAAAATCGGTACTTAAAAACTATTCAGCTATATCAGTGGCAAGTTTTAAGAATAAAAATGAAGAAGATAGCGGTATTGATGGCATAACTCCTACACTTATATATGATATATATAGCCCCAAATTTACTATAAATGATGCTCAAAATTTACTGCAAAGCAAAGGGATAAAAGGCTTCATGTACCCAACCAGCTATCAAGCACCGGATACAAAAGTAGAGAAATTTAAACTCATCATACCCACAACAAAGGCTCCAAGCTTAAATGAATATGATAAATACATAAAAGAGATAACAAGAGAGCTTGGGCTATATAACATAGTAAATAACCAGAGCCTATATCCTAGTAAATTTCACTACACTCCAGTGCCAGGATCTGAACTTGTAAGCATTAGTGGAAAAACTTTGGATAATACAAGAGCCATTGAAGAGGCTGGTTTAAAAACAGATATTAATAATATGGATGTTAAAGCCTTAGAGGAAAATTTACAAAAACTAAGAATATATGAGCTTAGCTGTGAGCCAAAAGATACCAACTCACATATTAAAAGAACAAGCTACCAAGCTATATCATCAAAGATTCCGATAAAAGAGTTAATAGAATACTTTGACGAGAGTACTGTGCTTAAAGAATATAAAAATCATCAAATACTTTCTAGCAATAGCAGCAGATATCTTTACTTGCCAGAAGAAAATACAGTCTACTCCTTTAGTCAAAATAGACTCTATACTCCGTATATCTATATCAGAGATAAATTTTATGAAGCGGCTAGAAAGATAAAAACTGGGTTTTATGATGATGATCTCATTAAAAAGTTAGGTATTACACAAAATGAATATGAAGGCTTCGTAAAAGCTATTGATGGCCATTTAGATATAAATAGATACTACTTAGCTTTTATAAATAGAACTGAAAGCTTTAAAAAATACCTGCCAGACATAGTTAGAATTAACTATAAATGCTTAATTTATAATATAAAAACCTATATGAAAGATTGGCAAGATATGCAAGGATTTAATAAGCTAAAGAAGTGTTATAAAGCAGATAAGATCTCTCTAGCAAATGATCATATATCATTTGGCTCACTAAAAATAACAAAGCAAGAGTTATATGGTCAAGGACTTGATAGTAACTTTGGAGCAGAGCAAACAAAACAACCATCAAGTATGATAGAAACCAAAGAATGGAATGTGAAGTCAGGGCATGATAGTTTGGAGAGATAG
- the larE gene encoding ATP-dependent sacrificial sulfur transferase LarE, translating into MTKLEILKNDIKKLENLAVAFSGGVDSSLLLRVAADTLGRRAVAITLKSPYMSGREIKEAMEFTRTYGIRHEILELEAPEAVKNNPQDRCYVCKKAVFTRLIELAKHLGFTNVADGTNLDDLGEYRPGLKAKDELGVLSPLKGLKKSEIRELSRELGLPTADKPSYACLLTRLPHDREFSAEEISLVERAENLLISHGFLNVRARFDGKAFKLQMGASETRRFCAGDFSAVVREIAALGEYDILLDLKGLRGEILNDER; encoded by the coding sequence ATGACGAAACTAGAAATTCTAAAAAATGATATAAAAAAGCTGGAAAATTTAGCCGTAGCGTTTAGCGGCGGCGTGGATAGCTCGCTACTGTTGCGCGTTGCCGCCGATACGCTAGGCCGGCGCGCGGTAGCTATCACGCTAAAATCGCCCTATATGTCGGGGCGCGAGATAAAAGAGGCGATGGAATTTACCCGTACTTACGGCATCAGGCACGAAATTTTAGAGCTAGAAGCGCCCGAAGCGGTAAAAAATAATCCGCAAGATCGCTGCTACGTCTGTAAAAAGGCGGTTTTTACACGGTTAATCGAGCTGGCAAAACATCTAGGCTTTACAAATGTCGCCGACGGTACGAACTTAGACGACCTTGGCGAATACCGCCCGGGGCTTAAAGCAAAAGACGAGCTTGGCGTGCTTTCGCCGCTTAAAGGCCTCAAAAAATCAGAGATTAGAGAGCTTAGCCGCGAGCTTGGACTGCCGACCGCGGATAAGCCCAGCTACGCGTGCCTTCTGACGCGTTTACCGCACGATAGGGAGTTTTCCGCGGAGGAAATTTCGCTCGTGGAGCGAGCCGAAAATCTGCTAATCTCGCACGGATTTTTAAACGTTCGCGCGCGATTTGACGGCAAAGCCTTTAAGCTGCAAATGGGTGCGAGCGAGACTAGACGCTTTTGCGCGGGAGATTTTAGCGCCGTCGTACGCGAGATCGCCGCGCTTGGCGAGTATGATATTTTGCTTGATTTAAAGGGGCTTCGCGGGGAGATTTTAAATGACGAAAGATGA
- the larC gene encoding nickel pincer cofactor biosynthesis protein LarC — MAKILYYDASCGISGDMNLGALVDLGADFSYLCAELAKLNLASEFYLRKRKVLKCGISATKIDVVCAANPSQIPLGLLGAKFSPRQNLNGKIHGAEFRADKPAQNHPRPRNFTQILELIEGSSLSAFVKKTASEIFSVIAQAEAKIHGTSAEQVHFHEVGAADSIADVVGAAICLEALGAPQIFASSIELGGGFAHCAHGRLTVPAPAVCEILKGAQVSLGRANFEMTTPTGAAILKACALNLREQDRRESPRNFKILSTGYGAGDKDVADFANALRVILCETSEDLGLRDEPNLSVQIGYGELCERILISTNIDDMDAESFAFACDILRDSGALDVFSRSIFMKKGRAGFELNALCRKQDAARIKGLIFAHTTAIGVRECVVRKTELAREFCEVETKYGKIRLKISRGRVCGFNAEQNLTDENLARDYPEILKIKPEFEDCKKAAQRFQTTIREVRNETLKKYDETRNSKK; from the coding sequence ATGGCTAAAATTTTATACTATGATGCTAGTTGCGGTATTAGCGGCGATATGAATTTAGGCGCGCTGGTGGATCTGGGCGCGGATTTTAGCTATCTTTGCGCCGAGCTTGCTAAGCTAAATTTAGCTAGCGAATTTTACCTACGCAAGCGCAAAGTGCTAAAATGCGGTATCTCTGCAACCAAAATAGACGTCGTTTGCGCGGCAAATCCGAGCCAAATTCCGCTTGGCCTCTTAGGCGCTAAATTTAGCCCGCGTCAAAATTTAAACGGCAAAATTCACGGCGCCGAATTTAGAGCGGATAAGCCCGCCCAAAACCATCCGCGTCCGCGAAATTTCACGCAAATTTTAGAGCTTATCGAGGGTTCTAGCCTAAGCGCTTTCGTAAAAAAAACGGCAAGCGAAATTTTTAGCGTTATCGCGCAGGCCGAGGCCAAAATCCACGGCACTAGCGCAGAGCAAGTACATTTCCACGAAGTGGGCGCCGCGGACAGCATCGCGGACGTAGTGGGTGCGGCTATTTGCTTGGAGGCCTTGGGTGCGCCGCAAATTTTTGCTTCGTCTATCGAGCTTGGCGGCGGTTTTGCGCACTGCGCTCACGGCAGGCTGACCGTACCGGCGCCTGCGGTTTGCGAAATTTTAAAAGGCGCGCAAGTAAGCCTAGGGCGAGCGAATTTCGAGATGACTACGCCCACAGGAGCGGCTATTTTAAAGGCCTGCGCACTAAATTTAAGGGAGCAAGACCGCCGCGAGTCGCCGCGAAATTTTAAAATTTTAAGCACGGGCTACGGCGCTGGCGATAAAGACGTCGCAGATTTTGCCAACGCGCTTCGCGTGATACTTTGCGAAACGAGCGAGGATTTAGGCTTGAGAGATGAGCCAAATTTGAGCGTGCAGATCGGCTATGGCGAGCTTTGCGAGCGGATTTTAATCTCCACTAATATCGACGACATGGACGCCGAGAGCTTTGCCTTTGCGTGCGATATTTTGCGAGATAGCGGCGCGCTGGACGTATTTAGCAGGTCTATTTTTATGAAAAAGGGGCGCGCGGGCTTTGAGCTAAACGCGCTGTGCCGCAAGCAGGACGCCGCGCGGATAAAGGGGCTAATTTTCGCGCATACGACGGCGATCGGAGTTAGAGAGTGCGTCGTGAGGAAAACGGAGCTTGCGCGCGAGTTTTGCGAGGTAGAGACTAAATACGGCAAAATAAGGCTTAAAATTTCGCGCGGCCGAGTTTGCGGTTTTAACGCCGAACAAAATTTAACGGACGAAAATTTAGCCCGAGATTACCCCGAAATTTTAAAAATCAAGCCCGAATTCGAGGACTGCAAAAAAGCCGCGCAGAGATTTCAAACGACGATCCGCGAGGTTAGAAACGAGACTTTAAAAAAATATGACGAAACTAGAAATTCTAAAAAATGA
- a CDS encoding ISL3 family transposase: MYDKNRKLVDILRNRHSQTIKNIINEFEIQPQVVVMDMFKPFRSVINSNIVQAQIVADKYHVIRQGIWALRDLRVELFNKDNEKYKKLKKYWKILSKSPISQFSQRQKEILKEILKVDKTLKKMYRIIKEFYKMFESKTVKTMRRRIEQLIEKLRVFNIKQSIKLADTITSWKKEIINIVEYEINNGFVEGNNNKMKVIKRVSYGLRNYERFRKLIYLRLCNR, encoded by the coding sequence ATGTATGATAAAAACCGTAAACTAGTAGATATATTAAGAAATAGACATTCACAAACAATAAAAAATATAATAAACGAATTTGAAATACAACCACAAGTAGTTGTAATGGATATGTTTAAGCCATTTAGAAGCGTAATAAATAGTAATATAGTTCAGGCCCAAATAGTAGCAGATAAATATCATGTAATAAGACAAGGGATATGGGCATTAAGAGATTTAAGAGTAGAATTATTTAACAAAGACAATGAAAAGTATAAGAAGTTAAAAAAATATTGGAAAATACTAAGTAAAAGCCCAATAAGTCAGTTTAGTCAAAGACAAAAAGAAATATTAAAAGAGATATTAAAAGTAGATAAGACATTGAAAAAGATGTATAGAATAATAAAAGAATTTTACAAGATGTTTGAGAGCAAGACAGTAAAGACAATGAGAAGGAGAATAGAACAATTAATTGAAAAATTGAGAGTATTTAATATAAAGCAAAGTATAAAACTAGCAGATACAATAACAAGTTGGAAAAAAGAGATAATAAATATAGTAGAATATGAAATAAACAATGGGTTTGTAGAAGGAAATAACAACAAAATGAAAGTAATAAAAAGAGTATCTTATGGACTAAGAAACTATGAAAGATTTAGAAAATTGATATATTTACGTCTTTGCAATAGATAG
- the larB gene encoding nickel pincer cofactor biosynthesis protein LarB, with product MTKDEALNFIRTVKSGEKSEREAIEFLRYFPFSDVGCAKIDTQRALRNGAGEVIYGEGKTDDEILRIAEAIGARGQNILITRTNERVFERLREILPQVEFNARGRVISVKFKEPALTQSYIAIVSAGTADGAVVEEAYETARFLGNDTRKFSDAGVAGLHRLIANLEQIRGAKVVIAVAGMEGALASVLAGLVSVPVIAVPTSVGYGASFGGLAALLAMLNSCANGVSVVNIDNGFGAAYNANLINHL from the coding sequence ATGACGAAAGATGAGGCTTTAAATTTCATCCGTACCGTAAAATCGGGCGAAAAAAGCGAGCGCGAAGCGATAGAGTTTTTACGGTATTTTCCTTTTAGCGACGTGGGCTGCGCCAAAATCGACACTCAGCGCGCCCTGCGAAACGGCGCGGGCGAGGTGATCTACGGCGAGGGCAAGACCGATGATGAAATTTTGCGTATCGCAGAAGCGATCGGCGCGAGAGGGCAAAATATCCTAATCACGCGCACGAACGAGCGGGTTTTTGAGCGGCTGCGCGAAATCTTACCGCAGGTGGAGTTTAACGCTCGCGGCCGCGTCATCAGCGTCAAATTTAAAGAGCCCGCGCTCACGCAAAGCTACATCGCGATAGTTTCCGCAGGCACCGCCGACGGCGCGGTAGTGGAGGAAGCGTACGAAACGGCGAGATTTCTAGGCAACGACACGCGTAAATTTAGCGATGCGGGCGTGGCTGGGCTGCACAGGCTGATCGCAAATCTAGAGCAAATACGCGGGGCAAAGGTCGTGATCGCGGTGGCGGGCATGGAAGGCGCGCTAGCTAGCGTGCTCGCGGGCCTCGTGAGCGTGCCGGTGATCGCGGTACCCACCAGCGTGGGATACGGAGCGAGTTTCGGCGGGCTGGCGGCTCTGCTAGCGATGCTAAACAGCTGCGCAAACGGCGTCAGCGTCGTAAATATCGACAACGGATTCGGCGCCGCGTATAACGCGAACCTGATAAATCATCTCTGA
- a CDS encoding ATP-binding protein, with product MYIKRAVADEIKEYMKSFPVLLISGARQVGKSTLALNLDIPNYVTLDDINIYESARNDPKGFIEHCSKPIVIDEIQRVPILLLAIKEFVDKNRTNGQFILTGSANLKGFKDISDSLAGRIGIVELYPLSQKELSYSDENLIDILSGDISHLALRKYDNDGLSEKIINGGYPEITKISSEKSKYLWFSSYIRTYIESDAKEIGNIRNMDKFITMYRLCMLRSGNIFNKNELCLESGLDNKTFDSYFSVLEHTYQIQKLQPYFNNALKRLIKTPKIFATDTGVLAHLLQISSAQDLANSSYKGAIYETFVFDELLKANTSSKKRANIYYYRTSDQKEIDFILEISGRLIAIEVKSSKTISKDDFKHIYHLKENLQSKFDKGIVFYAGDTAMKLDDDMFALPFGFMG from the coding sequence ATGTACATCAAACGAGCCGTAGCTGATGAGATAAAAGAGTATATGAAAAGCTTTCCTGTGCTTTTGATAAGCGGAGCTAGGCAAGTTGGCAAATCAACCCTTGCATTAAATTTAGATATACCAAATTACGTAACGCTTGACGATATTAATATATATGAATCCGCAAGAAACGACCCAAAAGGCTTTATAGAACACTGTAGTAAGCCTATCGTGATAGATGAGATACAAAGAGTTCCCATACTGCTTTTAGCTATAAAAGAATTTGTAGATAAAAACAGAACAAACGGTCAGTTCATATTAACTGGCTCTGCAAATTTAAAAGGCTTTAAAGATATATCAGACTCACTTGCTGGCAGGATAGGCATAGTGGAACTCTACCCGCTTTCTCAAAAAGAGTTAAGCTATAGTGATGAAAATTTGATAGATATTTTAAGTGGCGATATAAGCCATCTTGCATTGAGGAAATACGACAACGACGGCTTATCTGAGAAGATCATAAATGGCGGCTATCCAGAGATCACAAAGATAAGCTCTGAAAAATCAAAATATCTCTGGTTTAGCTCATACATAAGAACATATATAGAATCAGACGCCAAAGAGATAGGCAACATCAGAAATATGGATAAATTTATCACTATGTACCGCCTATGTATGCTAAGAAGTGGCAATATCTTTAACAAAAACGAGCTATGTTTAGAGTCTGGGCTTGATAATAAGACATTTGATAGCTATTTTAGCGTGCTTGAGCATACTTATCAGATCCAAAAGCTTCAGCCATACTTTAACAACGCTCTAAAAAGACTCATAAAAACTCCTAAAATTTTTGCTACCGACACAGGGGTGCTGGCACACTTACTTCAAATTTCATCAGCTCAAGATCTTGCAAATTCTTCATATAAAGGTGCCATATATGAGACATTTGTATTTGATGAACTACTAAAGGCAAATACAAGTAGCAAAAAACGAGCGAATATATACTACTACCGAACGAGCGATCAAAAAGAGATAGACTTTATCCTTGAGATATCGGGCAGACTCATAGCCATAGAGGTCAAATCCTCAAAAACTATCAGCAAAGATGACTTTAAACATATCTACCATCTAAAAGAAAATTTACAAAGTAAATTTGATAAGGGCATAGTTTTTTATGCTGGAGATACGGCTATGAAGCTAGATGATGATATGTTTGCACTGCCATTTGGTTTTATGGGGTGA